The nucleotide window AGTTTGATTCCTTATTTGCATAGTGAAATGATGaatacttttttgaaaaaaagaacacTAAACAATATGAATAATCAAAAtggttgttgttggtttttgtttttgttttttggtgagccaaagttttatttattcatttgaagtATTCTTTGATGACATACTGGCCTGAGACTCCTTGCCATAGTTCTTAACTACTGCACAACTGGAACCAACCACTTTACGGGGTTTCCCCCATCTGTCAGTTTTATAGAGGCTTACCCATTCCCCAGTTTCTTGTTGTCATCAACCGGGGTTTAGCACAAAGGACCTCCACCAACTTAACATACATGGGCTCATCACAATTAGATGCAAGCACACAAAGATGAGCTTGGTGCCTGTCTAAGGCTTTGGCAGCTTTGCGAA belongs to Symphalangus syndactylus isolate Jambi chromosome 4, NHGRI_mSymSyn1-v2.1_pri, whole genome shotgun sequence and includes:
- the LOC129480379 gene encoding LOW QUALITY PROTEIN: small ribosomal subunit protein eS12-like (The sequence of the model RefSeq protein was modified relative to this genomic sequence to represent the inferred CDS: inserted 2 bases in 2 codons): MAEEGIAAGGIMDVTTALQEVLKTTLIHDGLACGVRKAAKALDRHQAHLCVLASNCDEPMYVKLVEVLCAKXPVDDNKKXGEWVSLYKTDRWGKPRKVVGSSCAVVKNYGKESQASMSSKNTSNE